Proteins encoded by one window of Salvia splendens isolate huo1 chromosome 7, SspV2, whole genome shotgun sequence:
- the LOC121742319 gene encoding potassium channel KAT1-like, which yields MSFAYSKNFLRRFCVEDFQTGGAEGSSSSFFSSHLIPSLGARINQTTRLRKHIISPFSPRYRAWEMFLILLVVYSAWISPFEFAFLPYKQDAMFVVDNIVNAFFAVDIVLTFFVAYMDSQSYLLVDDHKKIALRYVSTWFGFDLCSTVPFQALSILFTDHSGGLGFKLLSMLRLWRLRRVSSLFARLEKDTRFNYFWTRCTKLVSVTLFAVHTAGCFNYMIADRYPDPQKTWIGAVYPDFKRLSLWDRYITAMYWSIVTLTTTGYGDLHAENPREMLFGVCYMLFNLGLTAYIIGNMTNLVVHWTSRTRTFRDSIRAASEFAKRNQLPPRIEDQLLSHICLKFKTEGLKQQETMNGLPKAIRSSIAHYLFYPVVQNARLFHGVSQEFLLQLVPEMEAEYYPPREDVILQNEAPTDVYILVTGSVKFAVKINGQDHVVGKASAGDIFGEVGVLCGKPHPFGVRTTEVAQILRLNRSTFLNILHAYSEDERVVMNNLFMKMKACGGFNVEGQHDPSLNTTRCFDGDSYSHTRYQDNFHNEAVKQHTVYIENSSCTTAHPKESNDTKGSKAEVDSSTEEGQTSLNVAIRQGHIETVRFLLERGANVNIPDARGWTPKALAEMQTDRGIYDLILNYENKKKPDGSINDAANHAQAVIPEKKRVTIHIKCENSKHSEKKLPKLIVLPHSIEDLLKIAGKKFGDGSIASIVNAENAEIDDISVVRDGDHLFFLSSQSKDQA from the exons ATGTCGTTCGCCTACTCCAAGAACTTCCTACGGCGCTTCTGTGTCGAGGATTTCCAGACCGGGGGGGCCGAGGGAAGCAGCAGTAGCTTCTTCTCCAGCCATCTCATTCCCTCCCTCGGAGCGAGGATCAATCAAACCACGAGGCTTAGGAAGCACATCATCTCCCCTTTCAGTCCCCGGTATAG GGCATGGGAGATGTTTCTGATTCTCCTGGTCGTTTACTCCGCGTGGATCTCTCCGTTCGAGTTTGCATTCCTTCCCTACAAGCAAGACGCCATGTTCGTTGTGGACAACATTGTCAATGCTTTCTTTGCTGTCGACATCGTCCTCACCTTCTTCGTGGCCTACATGGACAGCCAGTCGTATCTTCTGGTCGACGATCACAAGAAGATAGCATTGAG GTATGTGTCGACCTGGTTTGGTTTTGATCTCTGCTCGACAGTGCCGTTTCAAGCTCTCAGCATACTCTTCACAGATCACAGCGGCGGATTAGGCTTCAAATTGCTCAGCATGCTCCGGTTGTGGCGTCTCAGACGGGTCAGCTCCCTCTTTGCAAG GCTCGAGAAGGACACCCGGTTCAACTATTTCTGGACTCGCTGCACCAAGCTCGTGTCG GTCACTCTGTTCGCGGTGCACACTGCTGGCTGCTTCAACTACATGATTGCTGACAGGTATCCGGACCCGCAGAAGACGTGGATTGGCGCGGTCTATCCAGATTTCAAACGGTTGAGCCTCTGGGACAGATACATAACCGCAATGTATTGGTCCATCGTGACTCTAACTACGACAGGTTACGGGGACTTACACGCGGAGAACCCGAGAGAGATGCTGTTCGGAGTCTGCTACATGCTGTTCAACCTCGGACTCACAGCATACATCATAGGAAACATGACAAACCTCGTCGTGCACTGGACCAGCCGCACGAGAACCTTT AGAGACTCTATCCGCGCTGCTTCGGAGTTTGCAAAGAGGAATCAGCTGCCCCCGCGGATTGAAGACCAGCTCCTGTCGCATATATGTCTCAAGTTCAAGACGGAAGGGTTGAAGCAGCAGGAGACGATGAATGGCCTGCCGAAGGCCATTCGTTCCAGCATTGCGCATTACCTGTTTTACCCCGTTGTTCAAAATGCCCGTCTCTTCCACGGGGTTTCACAGGAGTTCCTTCTCCAACTG GTACCGGAGATGGAGGCTGAGTACTACCCTCCCAGGGAAGACGTTATTCTGCAAAACGAGGCTCCAACAGATGTATATATACTGGTCACCGGATCAGTG AAATTCGCTGTCAAAATCAACGGACAGGATCAT GTAGTCGGAAAGGCTTCAGCAGGGGATATTTTCGGGGAGGTAGGAGTCTTATGTGGAAAGCCACACCCGTTTGGTGTTCGAACGACAGAAGTCGCTCAGATACTACGGCTGAACAGAAGCACGTTTCTCAACATTCTTCATGCTTATTCAGAAGACGAGCGCGTTGTTATGAACAATCTTTTCATG AAAATGAAAGCATGCGGTGGCTTCAACGTAGAGGGCCAGCATGATCCAAGTCTGAACACAACAAGATGTTTTGATGGAGACAGTTATAGTCACACTCGGTATCAAGATAATTTCCACAACGAGGCGGTGAAACAGCATACAGTATATATCGAGAATTCAAGTTGTACGACAGCACATCCAAAAGAGAGTAACGATACCAAAGGAAGCAAAGCTGAAGTGGATTCTTCTACAGAGGAAGGCCAAACATCTCTCAACGTTGCTATTCGACAGGGTCATATAGAGACGGTCCGTTTTCTGCTGGAAAGAGGTGCAAATGTGAACATACCGGATGCGAGAGGTTGGACACCAAAGGCATTAGCAGAAATGCAAACAGATAGAGGCATATACGACCTTATactaaattatgaaaataaaaagaaacctGACGGGAGCATCAATGACGCGGCCAATCATGCACAAGCAGTAATTCCGGAGAAGAAGAGAGTCACCATTCACATTAAGTGTGAAAATAGTAAGCATTCGGAAAAGAAGCTCCCAAAGCTAATAGTCCTACCTCATTCAATAGAAGATCTACTCAAAATAGCAG GTAAAAAATTCGGAGATGGCAGCATCGCAAGCATAGTAAATGCAGAAAATGCAGAGATAGACGACATAAGTGTCGTGCGAGATGGTGACCATTTGTTTTTCTTATCAAGCCAGAGCAAAGATCAAGCATAA